The following proteins are encoded in a genomic region of Brachypodium distachyon strain Bd21 chromosome 1, Brachypodium_distachyon_v3.0, whole genome shotgun sequence:
- the LOC100821687 gene encoding signal peptidase complex catalytic subunit SEC11A isoform X1: MGFIGDQVESIRSVQIRQVLTQIITLGMIVTSALIIWKGLMVATGSESPVVVVLSGSMEPGFKRGDILFLRMSKDPIRTGEIVVFNIDGREIPIVHRVIKVHERQESAEVEILTKGDNNFGDDRLLYAQGQLWLQRHHIMGRAVGYLPYVGWVTIVMTEQPMIKYLLIGALGLLVITSKD; this comes from the exons ATGGGGTTCATCGGCGACCAGGTGGAGTCGATCCGTTCGGTGCAGATCCGCCAGGTGCTCACGCAGATCATCACCCTCG GTATGATTGTTACATCGGCGTTGATCATATGGAAGGGATTGATGGTTGCCACTGGGAGTGAGTCCCCTGTGGTCGTGGTTCTTTCTGGTAGCATGGAGCCTGGATTTAAAAGG GGTGATATCCTATTTTTGCGCATGAGCAAAGATCCCATCCGTACTGGAGAAATAGTTGTTTTCAATATTGAT GGTCGTGAAATTCCAATAGTTCACCGTGTGATTAAG GTCCATGAACGCCAGGAAAGTGCAGAAGTTGAAATCCTCACGAAAG GTGACAATAATTTTGGGGATGACCGGCTGCTGTATGCACAGGGTCAGCTTTGGCTTCAGCGTCATCACATTATGGGGCGGGCTGTAGG CTATCTTCCATATGTTGGGTGGGTTACAATTGTGATGACTGAGCAGCCAATGATCAAG TACCTTCTGATCGGCGCGCTGGGCCTGCTGGTCATAACATCGAAAGATTGA
- the LOC100821687 gene encoding signal peptidase complex catalytic subunit SEC11A isoform X2: MIVTSALIIWKGLMVATGSESPVVVVLSGSMEPGFKRGDILFLRMSKDPIRTGEIVVFNIDGREIPIVHRVIKVHERQESAEVEILTKGDNNFGDDRLLYAQGQLWLQRHHIMGRAVGYLPYVGWVTIVMTEQPMIKYLLIGALGLLVITSKD; this comes from the exons ATGATTGTTACATCGGCGTTGATCATATGGAAGGGATTGATGGTTGCCACTGGGAGTGAGTCCCCTGTGGTCGTGGTTCTTTCTGGTAGCATGGAGCCTGGATTTAAAAGG GGTGATATCCTATTTTTGCGCATGAGCAAAGATCCCATCCGTACTGGAGAAATAGTTGTTTTCAATATTGAT GGTCGTGAAATTCCAATAGTTCACCGTGTGATTAAG GTCCATGAACGCCAGGAAAGTGCAGAAGTTGAAATCCTCACGAAAG GTGACAATAATTTTGGGGATGACCGGCTGCTGTATGCACAGGGTCAGCTTTGGCTTCAGCGTCATCACATTATGGGGCGGGCTGTAGG CTATCTTCCATATGTTGGGTGGGTTACAATTGTGATGACTGAGCAGCCAATGATCAAG TACCTTCTGATCGGCGCGCTGGGCCTGCTGGTCATAACATCGAAAGATTGA